One genomic segment of Desulfomicrobium sp. ZS1 includes these proteins:
- a CDS encoding GGDEF domain-containing protein: MANHNLPSDETLLGELEILEQELRLSPVISGVAALVRLIRSDPSWSERLREKNLGHWVVVPLHGDKFPALVRLKEHIEHLTVLQGLDPLTGLANRRGFDQTMVMEVERSSRFKTPLTLCIMDLDNFKAVNDTYGHPCGDDVIKTVASILLNEMRMIDTAARIGGEEFALLLPGTGLARALKLLQRIQSIIQTTRITCGDARLSMTMSMGVASYRGKLTPDPVKLLAEADKALYRAKRTGKNRIETSPILDLGYGEEQSLVHQNEKRFLFSSFSDPSSSAE, encoded by the coding sequence ATGGCAAATCATAATCTTCCTTCTGACGAGACGCTGCTGGGCGAACTTGAGATCCTGGAACAGGAATTACGGCTTTCCCCGGTCATTTCCGGGGTGGCCGCCCTGGTTCGATTGATCCGCTCCGATCCGTCCTGGTCCGAACGGCTACGCGAGAAGAATCTGGGGCATTGGGTCGTCGTGCCCCTGCACGGCGACAAATTTCCGGCGCTGGTGCGGCTCAAGGAACACATCGAGCACCTGACCGTTTTGCAGGGCCTGGATCCATTGACCGGCCTGGCCAACCGCCGGGGATTCGACCAGACCATGGTCATGGAGGTCGAACGCTCCTCGCGCTTCAAGACGCCACTGACACTGTGCATCATGGATCTGGACAACTTCAAGGCCGTCAACGACACCTATGGACACCCCTGCGGAGACGATGTCATCAAGACCGTGGCGTCAATCTTGCTTAACGAAATGAGAATGATCGATACGGCGGCCCGCATCGGAGGCGAGGAGTTCGCCCTGCTGCTGCCCGGCACGGGACTGGCCCGGGCCTTGAAGCTCCTGCAGCGCATCCAATCGATCATTCAGACGACCCGAATCACCTGTGGCGACGCCCGGCTCAGCATGACCATGTCCATGGGCGTGGCAAGCTATCGGGGCAAACTGACCCCTGATCCGGTCAAGCTGCTGGCCGAGGCGGACAAAGCCTTGTACCGCGCCAAGCGGACCGGAAAGAACAGGATCGAGACCTCGCCCATCCTGGACCTCGGCTATGGCGAGGAGCAGTCACTGGTGCACCAGAACGAAAAACGCTTTCTTTTTTCCTCATTCTCCGACCCTTCATCAAGCGCGGAGTAG
- a CDS encoding MinD/ParA family protein, with the protein MTEVNTTLSIAVASGKGGVGKTNLALNLCFALHDLGNSLILLDADLGLANLDVLLGLSPEKNLQDLLGEAAAENVVIPLAGDGLVLLPSASGVAELVEMDEDVQSLLLDKLDALFRRYNFLILDLGAGISPTVLSFAAMPQERIVVITPEPTSLTDSYALIKVLFTQHQIKNFQVIVNMAESHKEAKNAFERLAQACGHFLNLPISLLGVVHRDPMVTESVRHQVPLLKFAPGCQAAQDIREIAKKIMDRRTRLKDLISRSPILKPLI; encoded by the coding sequence ATGACAGAAGTCAACACGACACTCAGCATCGCCGTTGCCAGCGGCAAAGGCGGCGTAGGCAAGACCAATCTCGCCCTGAACCTCTGTTTTGCCCTGCATGACCTCGGCAATTCCCTTATCCTGCTGGACGCCGACCTGGGGCTGGCCAACCTGGACGTGCTCCTTGGCCTTTCCCCTGAAAAAAACCTGCAGGATCTGCTCGGTGAGGCCGCGGCCGAAAACGTGGTCATCCCCCTGGCCGGAGACGGGCTCGTCCTGCTGCCCTCCGCCTCCGGAGTGGCCGAACTGGTGGAGATGGACGAGGACGTGCAGAGTTTGCTGCTGGACAAGCTCGACGCCCTGTTCAGACGCTACAACTTCCTGATCCTTGATCTGGGCGCCGGCATCAGCCCGACGGTGCTTTCATTCGCGGCCATGCCTCAGGAGCGGATCGTGGTCATCACCCCTGAACCCACGTCCCTGACCGACAGCTATGCCCTGATCAAGGTGCTTTTCACCCAGCATCAGATCAAGAATTTCCAGGTCATCGTAAACATGGCCGAATCGCACAAAGAGGCCAAAAACGCCTTCGAGCGTCTGGCCCAGGCCTGCGGGCATTTCCTGAATCTGCCCATCAGCCTGCTTGGCGTGGTGCACCGCGACCCCATGGTCACGGAGTCCGTCCGGCATCAGGTCCCGCTGCTGAAATTCGCGCCCGGCTGCCAGGCTGCCCAGGACATCCGAGAAATCGCAAAAAAGATCATGGACCGCCGAACCCGGCTCAAAGATCTCATCTCCCGCAGCCCAATCCTCAAACCCCTGATCTGA